One window from the genome of Echinicola vietnamensis DSM 17526 encodes:
- a CDS encoding PD-(D/E)XK motif protein — translation MIGFQDEFENLPIPNTTKEHSYSAVAVKGFENHRIAKDFNENPCILISVTQKKQNFKVARQKLYNLSITHNLSCEIHVENKKEEHNFSVIRYSGNDRDLKRYFLKACEILVPSLGNSPDNKQITHTVNKFIELFKVLKEPPKKTLQGLWSELFLIHQSNNPRELVRAWHTIPEEKYDFSIANLRIEVKSSSTRSRTHHFSIEQLLPPLKSKLYVASLFVEILAGGKSVEHLLNEIVERLDNEFDLIEKLNFLTYSTLGGAFDKIENVYYDYQLAKDSLRLYNSMDIPKIEFAPDDVFDVRFKSSIDNVKPSKETVDSLLKNAK, via the coding sequence ATGATTGGTTTCCAAGACGAGTTTGAAAATCTGCCCATACCTAATACAACTAAAGAACATTCATATTCGGCAGTTGCAGTAAAGGGGTTTGAAAATCATCGAATAGCAAAAGATTTCAATGAGAATCCTTGTATTCTAATATCTGTAACTCAAAAGAAGCAGAACTTTAAAGTTGCCCGTCAAAAACTCTACAACTTATCCATAACCCACAATTTGAGTTGCGAAATCCATGTTGAAAATAAAAAAGAAGAACACAATTTTTCTGTTATTCGCTATTCCGGTAATGACCGAGACTTAAAAAGGTATTTTTTGAAAGCCTGTGAAATCTTGGTTCCCTCGTTGGGGAACTCGCCAGATAATAAACAGATTACACATACTGTAAATAAATTTATCGAATTATTTAAGGTTCTGAAAGAACCACCTAAAAAGACTCTTCAAGGCTTGTGGTCTGAACTGTTTCTAATTCACCAATCCAACAACCCGAGAGAATTAGTAAGGGCATGGCATACTATTCCCGAAGAAAAATATGACTTTAGCATTGCTAATCTTAGAATTGAAGTAAAAAGTTCTAGTACTCGTAGTAGAACCCATCATTTCAGTATTGAACAACTATTGCCACCTTTAAAAAGCAAATTGTATGTTGCCTCTCTTTTTGTAGAAATATTAGCAGGAGGAAAAAGTGTTGAACATTTACTAAATGAAATAGTCGAACGACTAGACAATGAATTTGATTTAATTGAAAAACTGAATTTTCTTACTTATTCTACCCTTGGTGGTGCATTTGATAAGATTGAGAATGTCTACTATGATTATCAATTAGCTAAAGATTCGTTACGACTATACAACTCAATGGATATTCCTAAAATTGAGTTTGCCCCTGATGATGTTTTTG
- a CDS encoding Z1 domain-containing protein: MSEFEKINALGDDSSSEYWNPTFGEETESLLSRIFGSDEDAKEKVKEETHHIMQLCGNPELEANNDTGLVFGYVQSGKTLSFTTLTALARDNGYQLVIVIAGISTNLVNQSFQRLQNDLNVNQGFLRKWVMLNNPQDPYKNPQDKNTIKRELDSWRNNDTPEHLKKTLLITVMKNTNHLRNLIAVLQQLDLSNVPTLIIDDEGDQASMNTRASANAKREANGEILTELEMSTIYRRIREIKTILPHHTFIQYTATPQAPLFINIMDNLSPNFIQLLTPGEKYTGGMAFFKEHHYIVRNIPYSEIYTEDNPITDIPDSLAEAMRIFFLGVAAGIRIGGVSGNPRNRTMMVHPSRLVDDHGTYHNWVNNAKGQWAKILIERDDNDASKIQLIDEFWTAYSDLNANIKNLPSFEELLQDLGHYIRGTAVEELNSKAGSSVDWNSNYSFILVGGQAMDRGFTVEGLTVTYMPRSKGVGNADTIQQRARFFGYKKDYLGFCRVYLDAENAHLFSEYVDHEEDIRNKLQSHKLSGNHLNDLKRQFVLDEMFKLTRKNVLSDELERNKFGNAWLRIKAPHDTDFIIEQNKTVYNQFLEKYTDVFQDDSGHEKRTEEQKHLIAKISLKDVYEDLISKLKYTRQSDSSSFTSLKAVIALYTDEFPPEESFVYLIKKGASRKRSLNKKDEILNLFQGKNPRTGEVIYPGDDKIKEENHVSVQIHNLELKDTDYKDIVSIAIWIPERLSKSLIKIKDK, translated from the coding sequence ATGAGTGAATTTGAAAAAATAAATGCCTTAGGAGATGATTCATCTTCGGAATATTGGAACCCAACTTTTGGAGAAGAAACTGAAAGTTTACTAAGTAGGATTTTTGGTTCGGATGAGGATGCAAAAGAAAAAGTCAAAGAAGAAACGCATCACATCATGCAGTTGTGTGGCAACCCCGAATTGGAGGCCAACAACGATACTGGTCTAGTATTTGGTTATGTGCAAAGTGGTAAAACACTTTCATTTACAACTCTAACAGCTTTAGCTAGAGATAATGGCTATCAATTAGTGATTGTCATTGCAGGTATTTCAACTAACTTAGTTAATCAATCTTTTCAAAGGCTTCAAAACGACCTAAACGTTAATCAAGGTTTTTTGAGAAAGTGGGTCATGCTTAATAACCCACAAGATCCATATAAAAATCCCCAAGACAAAAACACGATTAAACGTGAATTAGATAGTTGGAGAAATAATGATACGCCCGAACATTTAAAAAAAACATTACTGATAACAGTAATGAAAAATACTAATCACCTTAGAAATCTAATAGCCGTATTACAACAATTGGATTTAAGTAATGTACCCACACTTATAATTGATGATGAGGGCGACCAAGCAAGTATGAACACCAGGGCGAGTGCTAATGCTAAAAGAGAGGCTAATGGAGAAATTCTTACAGAATTGGAGATGAGTACCATTTATAGGAGAATAAGGGAAATAAAAACAATTTTACCCCACCATACCTTCATTCAATATACAGCAACTCCACAGGCTCCATTATTCATAAATATTATGGATAACCTATCTCCCAATTTTATTCAATTATTAACACCCGGAGAAAAATATACGGGCGGAATGGCTTTTTTTAAGGAACATCATTATATCGTTAGAAACATTCCATATAGTGAAATATACACAGAAGATAACCCCATTACCGACATACCTGATTCGTTAGCAGAAGCAATGCGAATCTTTTTTCTGGGAGTTGCTGCCGGAATTCGTATCGGAGGTGTTTCCGGAAATCCACGAAACCGAACAATGATGGTTCATCCTTCAAGGTTAGTTGATGACCATGGAACTTATCACAATTGGGTTAATAACGCCAAAGGGCAATGGGCTAAAATCCTAATTGAAAGAGATGATAATGATGCCTCAAAAATTCAGTTAATTGATGAATTCTGGACAGCATATTCTGACTTAAATGCCAACATTAAAAACCTACCATCATTCGAAGAGTTACTTCAAGACTTGGGACATTATATAAGAGGAACAGCCGTAGAAGAATTGAACTCAAAGGCGGGTAGTTCTGTAGATTGGAATAGTAATTATTCCTTTATTTTGGTTGGTGGTCAGGCAATGGATAGAGGTTTTACTGTTGAGGGGCTAACAGTAACATACATGCCTAGAAGTAAGGGTGTAGGAAATGCCGACACAATACAACAAAGAGCTCGTTTCTTTGGATACAAAAAAGATTACTTAGGTTTTTGTCGAGTCTATTTAGATGCAGAAAATGCTCATCTATTTAGTGAGTATGTTGACCATGAGGAAGATATTAGAAACAAACTTCAATCTCATAAGCTTTCCGGTAATCATCTAAATGACTTAAAAAGACAATTTGTTCTTGATGAAATGTTTAAGCTTACTCGCAAGAATGTTTTATCAGACGAATTAGAGCGAAATAAATTTGGAAATGCATGGTTACGAATCAAAGCCCCACATGATACTGATTTCATTATTGAGCAGAACAAAACTGTTTATAATCAGTTCTTAGAAAAATACACTGATGTATTTCAAGACGATTCAGGACACGAAAAAAGGACAGAAGAGCAAAAACACCTTATCGCAAAAATTTCACTCAAGGACGTCTATGAAGATTTAATTTCTAAATTAAAATACACCCGACAAAGTGATTCAAGTTCTTTCACAAGTTTAAAGGCTGTTATAGCTCTTTATACAGATGAATTTCCTCCCGAAGAAAGCTTTGTCTACCTTATCAAGAAGGGAGCATCAAGAAAAAGGAGTTTAAATAAAAAAGACGAAATCTTAAACCTGTTTCAAGGTAAAAACCCCAGAACAGGAGAAGTTATTTATCCGGGTGACGACAAAATCAAAGAAGAAAATCATGTATCCGTGCAAATCCACAATTTGGAACTAAAGGATACAGATTATAAGGATATTGTGAGTATTGCAATTTGGATTCCCGAACGTCTATCTAAGTCGTTAATAAAAATTAAGGATAAATGA
- a CDS encoding ATP-binding protein, giving the protein MKQLSSVNIRPGVTILSVLKHLNYKPYYALAEFIDNSIDSFLKNEKVLKSLEGIDFKLIVNIEFDTTNNRIIITDNAAGIHRNDYQRAFRTAEVPPDNTKLSEFGMGMKSAACWFSNQWEVRTTSLGEDVERTVSFDISKIVEDRIDELDISTKDASKNSHYTVITLMGIEEKMPVKRGLWKVKHHLASIYREYIRNGTLKLLINGTEEMKYHTPKILKVPYYDTPDDEDIEWKQEVEFDFGSDGNGGELKAKGFVAIMETMSVRDSGFALFRRGRVIEGSADNDEGFRPPRISGSLGSHRYKRLFGELHLEGFKVSHTKDGFQWDDNMDAFLDILKEQLEGKDSIPILKQADKYRVRESAKNYSKVSKTVVDNTTETIKEELSNEVNEVRNRKIVEVEDTEPLNEVQESYFKKFPLNLNDCEWMVHLEVSYDESISELFQVGNHLIPPEEKAQGYRNIGVRLSLVHPFMIEFAGDDAKVIEPILRIAVAFGLSEVIAKETKSAVTEVRNNMNELLKGSLSKP; this is encoded by the coding sequence ATGAAACAATTAAGTAGTGTCAACATAAGACCAGGTGTAACTATCTTATCAGTCCTAAAACATCTCAATTATAAGCCATATTATGCTTTAGCAGAGTTTATTGACAACTCAATAGACAGCTTTCTAAAGAACGAGAAGGTTCTTAAATCACTTGAGGGCATCGATTTCAAATTAATTGTTAATATTGAGTTTGACACTACTAATAACAGAATCATAATTACTGACAATGCTGCTGGGATTCATAGGAATGATTACCAAAGGGCTTTTAGAACTGCTGAGGTACCACCGGACAATACAAAACTCTCAGAATTTGGAATGGGGATGAAATCTGCAGCCTGTTGGTTCTCTAATCAATGGGAGGTAAGAACAACTTCTTTAGGAGAAGATGTTGAAAGGACTGTTTCTTTTGACATTTCAAAAATTGTTGAAGATAGAATCGATGAATTAGATATCTCAACAAAAGATGCGTCAAAGAATTCGCATTATACGGTTATAACCCTGATGGGAATCGAGGAAAAAATGCCTGTCAAAAGAGGTTTATGGAAGGTAAAACATCACCTTGCGAGCATTTATAGAGAATATATAAGAAATGGAACGCTCAAATTATTGATAAATGGAACCGAAGAGATGAAATATCATACTCCTAAGATTCTAAAAGTTCCATATTACGACACACCTGATGATGAAGATATAGAATGGAAGCAAGAAGTTGAATTCGATTTTGGTAGTGATGGAAATGGCGGAGAATTAAAAGCAAAAGGTTTTGTAGCCATTATGGAAACAATGTCGGTTCGAGATAGCGGTTTTGCATTATTTAGAAGGGGACGAGTAATTGAAGGTAGTGCAGATAATGATGAAGGATTCAGACCTCCAAGAATATCGGGGTCATTGGGAAGCCATAGATACAAACGGTTATTTGGTGAACTACATTTAGAAGGCTTTAAAGTTAGTCATACTAAAGACGGATTTCAGTGGGATGATAACATGGACGCTTTTTTGGACATTCTAAAAGAACAGTTAGAAGGCAAAGATTCAATTCCTATTTTAAAACAAGCAGATAAATACAGAGTTAGAGAAAGTGCTAAAAATTACAGTAAGGTTTCAAAAACAGTTGTTGACAATACAACTGAGACAATTAAGGAAGAACTTTCGAATGAGGTAAATGAAGTTAGAAATAGAAAAATTGTTGAAGTGGAGGACACAGAACCTCTGAATGAGGTTCAAGAATCTTACTTTAAAAAATTTCCATTAAACCTAAATGATTGTGAATGGATGGTTCATTTAGAAGTTTCTTATGATGAATCTATTTCTGAACTTTTTCAAGTTGGTAACCACCTGATACCTCCCGAAGAAAAGGCACAAGGATATAGAAATATTGGTGTCAGGTTGTCTTTAGTACACCCGTTTATGATTGAGTTTGCTGGTGATGATGCCAAAGTGATTGAACCTATTCTGAGAATAGCAGTTGCCTTTGGACTTTCTGAGGTTATCGCCAAAGAAACCAAATCCGCAGTAACAGAGGTAAGGAATAACATGAATGAACTTTTGAAAGGTTCTTTATCAAAACCATAA
- a CDS encoding DNA cytosine methyltransferase codes for MFVEESNKLKYIDLFAGIGGFHIALENLGFECVFASELKESLADLYEINFGIRPNRDITKIAVEDIPVHDILCAGFPCQPFSKAGSQKGLEDERNGSLFDKIVEILDYHKPKYFILENVRNLENHKKGETWAYIQNRLENELNYSIDKHVFSPHHFGIPQHRERFFIVGSIGGLDHFHWPQTTDKQTSIFDYLDENPLNFNRLEPEKVYVLDLWQEFLDRLPKDAKLPSWPIWSMEFGATYPFEKETPFASSSRKIGATKGKFGIPLKGMSREEKFTNLPSYARTEENEFPTWKKHYIRSNRAFYEQYKQHIAPVVHKIKELNVPSWQKFEWNVQGGERKVRNYIIQFRGSGVRLKRTDFFPSLVTVSTQIPILGWEERYITPKEGARIQSMNGIQLPENIGTCFSALGNAVNVDIVRKIALRLIRAQEPINRKNGLIQNDSKIQMNHETIK; via the coding sequence ATGTTTGTGGAAGAGAGTAATAAATTGAAATATATTGACCTTTTTGCGGGGATTGGGGGATTTCACATAGCTCTGGAGAATCTTGGCTTTGAGTGTGTTTTCGCTAGTGAATTAAAAGAGTCCCTAGCAGATTTATATGAGATTAATTTTGGGATAAGGCCAAATCGGGATATTACCAAAATAGCCGTGGAAGATATACCGGTACACGATATTTTGTGTGCCGGGTTTCCTTGTCAACCATTTTCAAAGGCAGGAAGTCAAAAGGGATTAGAAGATGAGAGGAATGGTTCTCTATTTGATAAAATTGTGGAAATTTTAGATTACCATAAACCTAAATACTTTATTCTTGAGAATGTTCGAAATTTAGAAAACCATAAGAAAGGTGAAACATGGGCCTACATTCAAAATCGGCTTGAAAATGAATTGAACTATTCAATTGATAAACATGTATTCTCTCCCCATCATTTTGGTATTCCTCAGCATAGGGAAAGGTTTTTTATTGTAGGCTCAATAGGTGGTCTTGATCATTTTCATTGGCCACAAACCACCGATAAGCAAACAAGCATTTTTGATTATCTTGATGAAAATCCACTAAATTTTAACAGGCTTGAGCCGGAAAAAGTCTATGTTTTGGATTTATGGCAAGAGTTTTTAGATAGATTACCAAAAGATGCTAAGCTGCCAAGTTGGCCTATTTGGAGTATGGAGTTTGGAGCTACTTATCCGTTTGAAAAGGAAACCCCTTTTGCATCATCATCCCGAAAAATAGGAGCAACAAAAGGAAAATTTGGCATACCATTAAAAGGAATGTCGAGAGAAGAAAAATTCACTAACCTACCAAGCTATGCCAGAACAGAAGAGAATGAATTTCCGACATGGAAAAAACACTACATAAGAAGCAATAGAGCCTTTTATGAGCAGTATAAACAACATATTGCTCCCGTTGTTCATAAAATCAAGGAGTTGAATGTCCCAAGTTGGCAGAAATTTGAGTGGAATGTTCAAGGAGGAGAAAGAAAAGTTAGAAACTATATCATACAATTTAGAGGTTCAGGCGTAAGACTAAAAAGAACCGATTTTTTCCCTTCTCTCGTTACTGTGAGCACTCAAATACCTATCCTAGGCTGGGAGGAAAGATACATAACACCAAAAGAAGGTGCTCGAATCCAATCAATGAATGGGATACAATTGCCAGAAAATATTGGTACTTGTTTTTCCGCCTTAGGAAATGCAGTGAATGTTGATATTGTTAGAAAAATTGCTTTAAGACTAATCAGAGCTCAAGAACCAATAAATAGAAAAAACGGGCTTATCCAGAATGATAGTAAAATTCAGATGAACCATGAAACAATTAAGTAG
- the recR gene encoding recombination mediator RecR: MNFPSKLIEDAVNEISRLPGIGKKTALRLALHLLKQPEAIAENLTDAITKLRKETAYCRVCHNISDQEICSVCQSPRRDRSLICVVEDIPDVLAIENTSQYNGLYHVLGGVISPIQGIGPEELKIASLLTRIDQPHSGEAVSEVILALPSTMEGDTTAFYITRKLKEKGIKVSTIARGIPIGGELEYTDEVTLGRSILTRVNYSVD; the protein is encoded by the coding sequence GTGAACTTCCCCTCCAAACTCATCGAAGACGCGGTCAACGAGATCAGCAGACTGCCCGGTATCGGCAAAAAAACGGCACTACGTCTCGCCCTGCATCTCCTGAAGCAACCTGAAGCCATTGCAGAAAACCTTACCGACGCCATCACCAAGCTTCGAAAGGAAACTGCCTACTGCCGCGTATGCCATAATATTTCCGACCAAGAGATTTGCAGCGTATGCCAAAGTCCGCGCCGTGACCGGAGCCTTATCTGCGTCGTGGAGGATATTCCTGACGTGCTGGCGATAGAAAACACTTCCCAATACAATGGTCTTTACCATGTGCTCGGCGGTGTCATTTCCCCCATTCAAGGGATTGGCCCCGAAGAGTTGAAAATAGCATCCTTGCTAACCAGAATTGATCAACCACACTCTGGAGAGGCTGTTTCCGAAGTTATCCTTGCCCTGCCCTCCACCATGGAAGGCGACACCACGGCTTTTTATATCACACGAAAGCTCAAAGAAAAAGGCATCAAAGTCAGCACCATCGCCAGGGGCATCCCCATCGGCGGTGAACTGGAATACACTGATGAGGTCACCTTGGGCAGAAGCATCCTTACCCGTGTCAATTACTCTGTAGACTGA
- a CDS encoding ATP-dependent Clp protease adaptor ClpS produces MSMQPLEHTVEEEVEILLEDLVDTEEHDLVVFNDDINTFEHVTKVLIKVCNHSQEQAEQCTLIIHYKGKCAVKKGSMKQLKPMCQSILDAGIQAAIV; encoded by the coding sequence ATGAGCATGCAACCATTAGAACATACTGTAGAAGAAGAAGTAGAAATCTTACTGGAGGATTTGGTGGATACGGAAGAGCATGACCTGGTGGTATTTAACGATGACATCAACACCTTTGAGCATGTCACCAAAGTATTGATCAAAGTTTGCAACCATTCTCAGGAACAGGCCGAACAATGCACCCTGATCATCCACTACAAAGGTAAATGTGCCGTCAAAAAGGGCAGCATGAAGCAGTTGAAGCCTATGTGCCAGTCCATCTTGGACGCAGGTATACAAGCCGCCATCGTTTAA
- a CDS encoding sodium:solute symporter, whose amino-acid sequence MDSNLILLVITSYFLLLFIISYFTSRKVSQETFFTGDRQSPWFLVAFGMIGASLSGVTFISVPGEVGGSNFYYFQVVLGYTVGYLTIAKVLLPLYYRMNLVSIYAYLEDRFGFWSYKTGAFFFILSRTLGSSIRVFLVAGVLQLILFDDWGIPFWVSVLITVSLIWLYTHRGGIKTVVWTDTLQTLFMLLAVGTSIYLVGKDLGIAGAGDLVGRVMADSRSEIFNWDWQAGTNFFKQFASGAFITIVMTGLDQDMMQKNLTCRNIGDAQKNMFWFTIILVFVNLCFLVLGVLLYQYCEVNQISLPARTDDLYPMLATEHFSVFAGTVFVLGIIAAAYSSADSTLTALTTSFCFDFLEIERKYPKERQQSIRKKVHLAFTGIMFFVILLFRWINDQSVINTVFVIAGYTYGPLLGLYSFGLFTKRAVKDKMVPWIAAMAPLIAYVISLNSKKWLWGYEFGFEVLILNGGLMFLGLMIFSNKQETGRALGD is encoded by the coding sequence ATGGATTCAAATTTAATACTCCTTGTTATAACATCCTACTTTCTGTTGTTGTTCATTATTTCTTACTTTACTTCCAGGAAGGTTTCCCAAGAGACATTTTTTACGGGGGATCGTCAGTCTCCTTGGTTTTTGGTGGCATTTGGCATGATCGGGGCTTCGCTGTCGGGAGTGACGTTTATTTCGGTGCCCGGCGAAGTAGGAGGTAGCAATTTCTATTATTTTCAAGTTGTTTTGGGATATACGGTGGGGTATTTAACGATCGCGAAGGTGCTGCTGCCGCTGTATTATCGTATGAACCTGGTGTCCATCTACGCTTATTTGGAGGATCGGTTTGGATTTTGGTCATATAAAACGGGAGCGTTCTTTTTCATCCTTTCCCGGACATTGGGCTCTTCCATCAGGGTGTTCCTGGTGGCGGGGGTGCTCCAATTGATCCTTTTTGATGATTGGGGGATCCCGTTTTGGGTGTCGGTTCTCATTACCGTTTCCTTGATCTGGTTGTATACGCACCGTGGCGGAATCAAGACCGTGGTCTGGACCGATACGCTGCAGACGCTTTTTATGCTGCTGGCAGTGGGGACCAGTATTTATTTGGTCGGTAAGGACCTGGGGATTGCCGGTGCAGGGGACTTGGTGGGCCGTGTAATGGCAGATTCCCGCTCGGAAATTTTCAATTGGGACTGGCAGGCTGGTACCAACTTCTTTAAGCAATTTGCCAGTGGTGCCTTTATTACCATAGTGATGACAGGGCTGGATCAGGATATGATGCAGAAAAACCTTACGTGCAGGAATATTGGTGATGCGCAGAAAAATATGTTTTGGTTTACCATCATTCTGGTATTTGTAAACCTTTGTTTTTTGGTCTTGGGCGTCTTGCTTTACCAGTATTGCGAAGTCAATCAAATTTCGCTGCCGGCTAGAACAGATGACCTTTATCCCATGCTGGCCACGGAGCACTTTAGCGTATTTGCCGGTACCGTGTTTGTGCTGGGGATTATCGCCGCGGCGTATTCCAGCGCGGATTCCACCTTGACGGCATTGACGACCTCTTTTTGCTTTGATTTTTTAGAGATTGAGCGCAAATACCCAAAGGAACGTCAACAATCCATTCGCAAGAAAGTCCACCTGGCCTTTACGGGGATCATGTTTTTTGTCATCCTGCTGTTCAGGTGGATCAATGACCAAAGTGTGATCAATACCGTTTTTGTCATTGCGGGATACACGTATGGGCCGTTGTTGGGCCTATACAGTTTTGGGTTGTTTACCAAGCGCGCTGTGAAAGATAAAATGGTGCCATGGATCGCTGCCATGGCACCATTGATAGCCTACGTCATTAGCCTGAATTCCAAAAAATGGCTTTGGGGTTATGAATTTGGGTTTGAAGTACTTATTCTGAACGGAGGGCTAATGTTTCTGGGACTGATGATTTTCAGTAACAAGCAAGAGACTGGCCGAGCATTGGGTGATTAA
- a CDS encoding helix-turn-helix domain-containing protein, whose protein sequence is MEKELKQHIAENLRKYRVLRGFTQEYIADYLGKKDYTAYSRYEQGRSNLKMDDAIKLSELYDVQIQELVNGSPSIKHKHVNGTSVQGNHFSVMVSLDGSMDTLENQLKRLKRLNTLIEHGEV, encoded by the coding sequence ATGGAAAAGGAACTAAAACAACACATTGCAGAAAACCTCAGAAAATACAGAGTACTAAGAGGGTTTACCCAAGAATACATCGCTGATTACTTGGGAAAAAAAGATTATACTGCATACTCGCGATACGAGCAGGGACGCTCAAATCTCAAAATGGATGATGCAATCAAACTCTCAGAGCTTTATGATGTACAAATCCAAGAACTGGTAAACGGCAGTCCCAGTATAAAACACAAACATGTCAACGGGACATCCGTACAGGGGAACCATTTCTCTGTCATGGTATCCTTGGATGGCTCCATGGACACCTTGGAAAACCAGCTGAAACGGCTGAAGCGACTAAATACCTTAATCGAACACGGAGAGGTATAG
- a CDS encoding MGMT family protein, whose amino-acid sequence MKTDKENFFDLVYQVVRLIPKGRVSSYGAIANYLGAKSGARTVGYAMNAAHTLDDVPAHRVVNSKGLLTGKAHFSPPEKMQRTLEAEGVIIKNDQVVNFQTVFWDPSKELEW is encoded by the coding sequence GTGAAAACTGACAAAGAAAATTTCTTTGACCTGGTATATCAAGTCGTCCGGCTCATCCCTAAAGGCCGCGTCTCCTCGTATGGAGCCATCGCCAATTACCTTGGCGCCAAAAGCGGTGCCCGGACAGTGGGATACGCCATGAATGCAGCCCATACCCTAGACGATGTCCCTGCCCACCGTGTGGTCAACAGCAAAGGGCTTCTTACAGGAAAAGCGCACTTTTCACCACCGGAAAAAATGCAACGAACGTTAGAGGCTGAAGGGGTTATCATCAAAAATGACCAAGTGGTCAATTTCCAAACTGTTTTTTGGGATCCCTCCAAGGAATTGGAATGGTGA
- a CDS encoding mechanosensitive ion channel family protein: MTIDKSEIREREKRKRVLFLFKVITFILLLWFSVDLSKKLLPYISFIDNVLKAATFLLSSHIIISLGRLITVRFYLRKKGQDPFRSNFVLGINHIAGILNVLVLVISLMFLFGIDPGEFFTSITIVAAAIALLSKDYITNMINGLIIMFSDQLSLGDTVKIGDQQGKIQDVTLLNMVLVNEEADIVMIPNATILTSQVINYSRQHHKKLTFEFEMSLKPTLEITSLEERLKQVAFSFDKAIVKNTFTLKTTEIKHQTVQLKCQFLMAVSNKAIEKEIRRTINQTIIEIAREN; this comes from the coding sequence ATGACTATAGACAAATCCGAGATAAGGGAGCGGGAAAAGCGCAAAAGGGTGCTTTTTCTCTTCAAGGTGATCACCTTTATCCTGTTGCTTTGGTTTTCCGTCGACCTTTCGAAGAAGTTACTCCCATACATTTCATTTATTGACAACGTCCTGAAAGCAGCGACCTTTTTGCTCAGCAGCCATATCATCATCTCCTTGGGCAGGCTGATTACGGTTCGTTTTTACCTTCGAAAAAAAGGACAGGATCCTTTCAGGAGCAACTTCGTCCTGGGCATCAACCATATCGCGGGCATCCTAAACGTCTTGGTATTGGTCATTTCCCTGATGTTTCTCTTCGGAATCGACCCCGGAGAATTCTTTACCAGCATTACCATTGTGGCGGCAGCCATTGCTTTGCTTTCCAAAGATTACATCACCAATATGATCAATGGACTCATCATCATGTTCTCTGATCAACTCTCCCTTGGTGACACCGTGAAAATAGGGGACCAGCAAGGAAAAATCCAAGACGTCACCCTTCTGAACATGGTTTTGGTAAACGAAGAAGCCGACATCGTCATGATTCCAAATGCTACGATCTTGACCTCTCAGGTCATCAACTATTCCAGACAGCACCATAAAAAGTTGACCTTTGAATTTGAAATGAGCTTAAAGCCAACCTTGGAAATCACCTCCCTCGAGGAACGGCTAAAGCAGGTAGCATTTTCTTTTGATAAGGCCATCGTCAAAAATACCTTTACGCTCAAGACCACCGAAATCAAGCACCAAACGGTACAGCTGAAGTGCCAGTTTTTAATGGCTGTGTCCAATAAGGCGATTGAAAAGGAAATCAGAAGAACCATCAACCAAACCATCATCGAAATAGCCCGTGAAAACTGA